A stretch of DNA from candidate division WOR-3 bacterium:
TTCAGCCAAGTTCCGTGCATGGGGCACAGATTTTAGTGTTTCATTTATACATCCATTGAAAACATCTTTTGGTTATAGCTTTTTGTTTGCCAGAATTGATGAAGGCGTACTGCCTTACCGACCAAACCATAACATTATTTTTAATATTGAAAAATGGGGATTTTTTAGCGATTTCGTGTTTTTGTTAAAAAGGCCAGCAAATGCATCTGGTGTTTTGTTCTTAGAAGATATTTACCTTATAAACACAGGTTACCATTTGACCCGAAAGGTAATGAATCTCCTTTTAGCATTGGATCTCAGAATTAAAAATATTGTTAACAAAAATTACCAATTTGTTGAAGGGTACCCCCAGCCAGGAAGACATTACGAAATAACCCTTAAGATAAATTGGTGAAAGGAGAAAATATGAAAAGATACTACATTATTTTGTTTACCTTTCTTTACTTTTTGGCGTGTGCACATAAAGAAACAGGGAAAGGAGATGTTTATATTCTTCTTCAGAATATAAAGGGTGTTGATATATACGACCCCAAAGAAGATTCTCTTTATACCGGGGTCATTTTAACCGGAACTACTCCGAACTACCTTCTTTTCTCTGATGAACGGGGTTATATTGTAAACTCCGGCTTTGGTGGCACACCGAGTATTCAAGTTTTCAAAATTGAAAATAACGAATTGATTGCCACTTATCCGCTTCCTCAAGGTTCAAATCCTTATGCCGTTGCCCTGTTAGAAAATGAAATGTATATAACTTCGTATCTTTTTAATAAGGTGTACATCCTTAATGAAAATGGAACAATCACTGATTCTTTGAATGTGGGTCGCTCACCAGAAGGAATAATAAGTGATAGTAGTAGGATCTATGTTGCTTGTGCAAATGTTTCTTATGATACTGCGGGATATCCTGTGTATGGTGATGCATATCTTTATGTGATTGAGAATAGGAATGTAATAGATAGTATAAGGGTTGGCAAGAATGCCCAGTGGGTGCAGAATAACGGTAATGAGATTGTTGTCCTCTCCACCGGTGATTATGGAATGACCCAGGCGGGCAGGTTATACATCGTTCAGGATCGGCAATTGAAGGATTCCATTGATATCGGCGGTTCACCAGGGTATTTTGTGGTAAAAAACAGTAAGGCATATGTTGTGGGTTGGTCCGATTCTTTAAAGGTCGTGGATTTAAAAAACAAACAGGTCAATAAAATTTCACTTGATACTCTGGGCGGATTTATGGGCTGTGATGTTGATGAGGATGGAAGGATATTCGTGGTTCAGGGAGATTGGACTGGTCAGAATAATAATCTTATTGTTATAGAAAATGGTGTTATAACAAAGAGAATTCCCTTGGGAAATGCAACTGGTGCAAGTTTTGTCAGAGTAAAGGATTAAAATGTTGATATCCCTGGCTGGGGCATAAATAAACGAAGAGACCTAAGTGCCTGAGTGAAAAATGGTTAAGGGTTAAGATATTACCCCATTAGGATAGATTGACTATTTTAATAAAATTTATATAATATCTTATGCGCCCGTAGTTCAATTGGATAGAACGGCGGACTCCGGCTCCAATTCCACCCCTTTTTAATACCTCTGAAATTCCGTCAGAAATCGCACAAACATAGGCCAGTCCTTGATTTGCACAATTCTGTCCATTTTTGGGGAATTCTGTCTATTACCATACATTTTGGCACAAAAATGGCACAAATCTGGCACAAGGGGTCGGCGTAAACCGACCCCCATTGAATTTATTGCGAATCAAAATTTCTTTATTTAGCCAAAATGACTTTCTGATTAATCTTCTTACCCCCAGTTTCAAGCCTTACAAAACAAATTCCGTTGGAGATTTCCCCTCTCTGTTCATCAGTGCCCTGCTGAGTAATGTGGTTGGATTGCCCGCTTGTCTTATCATTCCATTGTTTAACCAATCTGCCTATTGCATCATATATTGAGAGATTGACTATTCCTGCTTTAGCAGTGCATATCCAATTATTATAAATTCCTCGGTATTTTTCAGTCTGCTTGAGAAACACTAACTTTTGAATCCCTTTTCGCCTCAATCGCCTTATTGCCTTTTGTGCCTTGTATTGCCCTCTCTTGCCCTCAATTGCCTTGAAGTGCCCTATCCGTGTTTCCTACTATACCTTTCACCTTAAACTTTTCACTATTCTACCACTCATAACCCTTCATACCCCTTAATTACCCAATTAGAAATAGAGGAGATACTTCGCCTTTATTGCCCCGACCTGATTTTGAAGTTGTAGTCCTCGCCCTTGATTTTCCCGGTAATCATTTAAGGCAATGTAAACCCAGCTCTTGGGCTTGAAGTTGTAAGAGAATAAAAAGCCAAAACGGTTGGATAAATATTCGGTTTTGTTAAAATCCGCTCCTGGTGTATTAAAGACAAATTCATTGAAGATTCCAAAGGTAATCGTTGGCGTGATTGTAAAATCTATCCTCGGTGTTGCTGAAGGCCAAATGGTGATGATTACATCTAAAGTATCCCATTCAAACCAGAAATAGGAATCAAAATTCATTGAAAGCCTCGGTATAATCGTCCAGTAAAAACCATGATAGGTGTCTGCCTGATACGCAAGAAATCGGCGATAGTAGTTATAAGAGTAGTTAATTTTAGCACCACCCCAGATACTATACTTTGATCCATTTCCCCAAATAGATAGATTCGCACAGCGAAACAAAAAGTTTGTATCTGCCTCACAATATGGACCTGCCTCAAGTTCTATATTACCACCCCAGTTATTCCTGAAATTGGGATTAAAACAGAAGAATCCCACTTTTGACCATTTGGTATTCCCAGGTTCCTGAATAACAATGCCACCAAAAGAAGTCCAGAGATTGCTTAAAAACCCTTTTTGATATGTTTTATATGGTCCGGTAAACAACATAATCTTCTTCATTCCTGCCCAAGGAACATAGCCAATATCCCGAACATCAAATGAATCCCCAATCACTTGGATACCAGAGAGCGTAAGAAAATTCTTTATAAATCCCATAAAACCAGATGTAAATCCAAATCCCCTTTTATTATTTTTGTCACTAAACGCACTCTGAATGATAAGTTGACTCGGTCCTGACCGATATACCCCATCAACACCAATCGCATAATTGTATGTATCACTATTCACCGCTGTCCCACTGAATAATATCCCCATATCCGAATTCTCTAAGACCTTATATTTTCCACGAAACACACCAAACCCACGCCTCGGCTCAATGACTATATTGTTATCTCTAACCTCATCGGTATAGGCACCAAATAGGCCATAGT
This window harbors:
- a CDS encoding T9SS type A sorting domain-containing protein, whose translation is MFLKQTEKYRGIYNNWICTAKAGIVNLSIYDAIGRLVKQWNDKTSGQSNHITQQGTDEQRGEISNGICFVRLETGGKKINQKVILAK
- a CDS encoding DUF5916 domain-containing protein; this encodes IESDPFILNLSRYETYLSERRPFFIEGSEIFRMSDFGEGKGFFSPLRIFYSRRIGKSVDGEVVPIIGGLKLTSKSEKLNYGLFGAYTDEVRDNNIVIEPRRGFGVFRGKYKVLENSDMGILFSGTAVNSDTYNYAIGVDGVYRSGPSQLIIQSAFSDKNNKRGFGFTSGFMGFIKNFLTLSGIQVIGDSFDVRDIGYVPWAGMKKIMLFTGPYKTYQKGFLSNLWTSFGGIVIQEPGNTKWSKVGFFCFNPNFRNNWGGNIELEAGPYCEADTNFLFRCANLSIWGNGSKYSIWGGAKINYSYNYYRRFLAYQADTYHGFYWTIIPRLSMNFDSYFWFEWDTLDVIITIWPSATPRIDFTITPTITFGIFNEFVFNTPGADFNKTEYLSNRFGFLFSYNFKPKSWVYIALNDYRENQGRGLQLQNQVGAIKAKYLLYF